The Chitinivibrionales bacterium genome includes a window with the following:
- the rho gene encoding transcription termination factor Rho, with translation MNVADLKTKAMTDLYDLAISLSIGDHRNLRRQELIFKILQAQAAQNGQMFAEGVLEIMPDGFGFLRSPLNSYLSGPDDIYVSPSQIKRFYLKTGDTVSGQVRPPKDSERYFALLRVEMVNFEDPEECKKKINFDDLTPLFPNQRFNLEHDAKEISTRIMNLATPIGKGQRGLIVAPPRTGKTVLLKNIANAISTNHPEAVLIVLLIDERPEEVTDMSRSVKAEVISSTFDEPAERHVVVAEMAIERAKRLVEHNKDVVILLDSITRLARAHNTVAPHSGRILSGGVDSQALYKPKRFFGAARNIDNGGSLTIIATALIETGSRMDEVIFEEFKGTGNMELVLDRKIADRRIYPAIDLMKSGTRKEELLLSKEELNRMWILRKFLATMTPVEMMEFLNEKISGTKTNKDFLESMKS, from the coding sequence ATGAACGTTGCCGATTTAAAAACAAAGGCCATGACCGATCTCTACGATCTGGCCATCAGTCTCAGCATCGGGGATCACCGCAATCTCCGCAGGCAGGAACTCATCTTTAAAATCCTCCAGGCGCAGGCGGCCCAGAACGGGCAGATGTTCGCCGAGGGCGTGCTCGAAATCATGCCGGACGGGTTCGGGTTCCTGCGTTCGCCGCTCAACAGCTATCTGTCCGGGCCGGACGACATCTACGTGTCGCCGTCGCAGATCAAGCGGTTTTACCTTAAAACGGGCGACACGGTGTCGGGCCAGGTGAGGCCGCCCAAGGATTCCGAGCGGTATTTCGCGCTGCTCCGCGTGGAGATGGTCAATTTCGAGGACCCGGAGGAATGCAAGAAGAAGATCAACTTCGACGACCTCACGCCGCTGTTCCCCAACCAGCGCTTCAACCTCGAGCACGACGCAAAGGAAATTTCAACGCGCATCATGAACCTGGCGACGCCCATCGGCAAGGGGCAGCGCGGCCTGATCGTCGCGCCGCCGCGCACGGGAAAGACCGTGCTGCTCAAGAACATCGCCAACGCGATCTCCACCAACCACCCGGAGGCGGTGCTCATCGTGCTGCTCATCGACGAGCGGCCCGAAGAGGTCACCGACATGTCGCGCTCCGTAAAGGCCGAAGTGATCAGCTCCACGTTCGACGAACCGGCCGAGCGCCACGTGGTGGTGGCCGAAATGGCCATCGAGCGCGCCAAGCGCCTCGTGGAGCACAACAAGGACGTGGTGATCCTCCTCGACTCCATCACGCGGCTCGCGCGCGCGCACAACACCGTGGCGCCGCACTCGGGGCGCATCCTTTCGGGCGGTGTGGACTCGCAGGCGCTTTACAAACCGAAACGGTTCTTCGGCGCGGCGCGCAACATCGACAACGGCGGCAGCCTCACCATCATCGCGACCGCGCTCATCGAGACCGGCAGCCGCATGGATGAGGTGATATTCGAGGAGTTCAAGGGTACGGGCAACATGGAGCTCGTGCTCGACCGGAAGATCGCCGACCGGCGCATCTACCCGGCCATCGACCTCATGAAGTCGGGCACGCGCAAGGAGGAGCTGCTCCTTTCCAAAGAGGAACTCAACCGCATGTGGATCCTGCGCAAGTTCCTTGCCACCATGACGCCGGTGGAGATGATGGAGTTCCTCAACGAGAAAATAAGCGGGACAAAGACGAACAAGGATTTTCTGGAATCGATGAAGAGCTGA
- the lpdA gene encoding dihydrolipoyl dehydrogenase has protein sequence MHDLIVIGGGPAGYFAAEQAGKAGLSTLLVEKSRIGGVCLNEGCVPSKTMLYSAGLYTSALSSRNFGVTADGAALDLAALTAHRQKIVESQRNAIGFTLKKCSVETVAGTAVIRGKRSEGFRVSVLEKEFEAKRLLVCTGSDAIRLGLPGMNQDFVLTSREILTVSSVPKSLVVIGAGAIGLEFATFFAEAGSRVTVVEMLPQIGGPIDKDISQALKRELEKKGIVFHLGSTVASVENHAVKFESNGTSQTAEADLVLLSVGRRPVTAGFGLETLGVKVEKGAIVTDEKGRTNVSGVWAAGDVNGKSMLAHTAYHEAQACVSDMLGKEARVNYRAIPSVIYTHPEAAGVGLTKEEAAGQGILAKEAKLPMGYNSRYTAETDGGRGLVKAVIDETSRKLVGMHMVGDHCSELIFGAAMIIEHGMTVEDVLKVVFPHPTVSEMIKDTVALFE, from the coding sequence ATGCACGATCTTATTGTCATCGGCGGCGGGCCCGCGGGATATTTCGCGGCCGAACAGGCGGGCAAGGCCGGGCTATCAACGCTCCTTGTTGAAAAAAGCCGCATCGGCGGCGTCTGTCTCAACGAGGGGTGCGTTCCGTCCAAGACCATGCTGTACAGCGCCGGGCTTTACACGTCGGCGCTGTCGTCGCGGAATTTCGGCGTGACCGCGGACGGGGCCGCCCTTGATCTTGCCGCGCTCACGGCGCACAGGCAGAAAATCGTGGAATCGCAGCGCAACGCCATCGGCTTTACATTAAAGAAATGCAGCGTGGAAACCGTTGCGGGAACCGCCGTCATCAGGGGAAAGCGGAGCGAAGGGTTCAGGGTCTCGGTGCTCGAAAAGGAATTCGAGGCGAAGCGGCTGCTCGTCTGCACCGGCTCGGACGCCATAAGGCTCGGTCTTCCCGGCATGAATCAGGACTTTGTCTTGACAAGCAGGGAAATCCTCACCGTTTCCTCGGTGCCAAAATCGCTCGTCGTCATCGGCGCCGGCGCGATCGGCCTGGAATTCGCCACGTTCTTCGCCGAGGCGGGAAGCCGCGTCACGGTGGTTGAAATGCTGCCGCAGATTGGCGGCCCAATTGACAAAGACATAAGCCAGGCGCTCAAGCGGGAGCTTGAAAAAAAAGGCATCGTGTTCCACCTCGGTTCAACGGTGGCTTCCGTAGAAAATCACGCGGTGAAATTTGAAAGCAACGGCACATCGCAGACGGCAGAAGCGGACCTCGTTCTGCTCAGCGTGGGCCGCAGGCCTGTTACCGCCGGTTTCGGTCTGGAGACTTTGGGCGTCAAGGTTGAGAAAGGCGCGATCGTCACCGACGAAAAAGGCAGGACCAACGTGAGCGGCGTTTGGGCGGCCGGCGACGTGAACGGCAAGTCCATGCTCGCGCACACCGCCTATCACGAGGCGCAGGCATGCGTGAGCGACATGCTCGGAAAAGAGGCGCGGGTGAATTACCGGGCCATCCCGTCCGTCATCTACACCCACCCCGAGGCGGCGGGCGTTGGCTTGACAAAAGAAGAGGCCGCCGGCCAGGGCATTTTGGCAAAGGAGGCCAAGCTTCCCATGGGGTACAACAGCCGCTACACCGCCGAGACCGACGGCGGCCGCGGCCTGGTCAAGGCCGTGATTGACGAAACGAGTAGAAAGCTTGTCGGCATGCACATGGTGGGCGATCATTGTTCAGAGTTGATTTTCGGCGCGGCGATGATCATTGAGCACGGGATGACGGTGGAGGATGTTTTGAAGGTCGTATTTCCGCATCCCACGGTGTCGGAGATGATCAAGGATACGGTGGCGCTATTCGAATAA
- a CDS encoding polysaccharide lyase, translating into MRKILHGFFASLLTIICIVPFTFSQTVSFSGDWENGITGAGNWKYLQSMAADRFLRVTSPVRQGQYAARVEVRPGDDPINSSGERAEVLVMSDAAGTAMYEAEASGTQFYAFSVRLDTSWQAPAADADGAWAIIFQLHGPDVLAASPSVAVSVQDRFSVDLNSGDLDSAGKSLRWKSYPLSSSGLDLGHWVDLVLQTKFAKDFTGSVTAWRRDEGQADFSQVLALVNVPTLQYKSSLGGVGNHYWKHGFYRSKQTTITNILWLDGLTRGDSYGAVVNAAFAGTMAARPFPHPYTVAYGENIGCRIQMMNLLGQRMGDKRYAKQANGDGNALQSSGCYLIAGQSASNRIIGKIFQVR; encoded by the coding sequence ATGCGAAAAATTCTTCATGGTTTCTTTGCGTCATTACTTACCATTATCTGCATCGTCCCTTTTACCTTCTCCCAAACCGTCTCCTTCTCCGGCGACTGGGAAAACGGCATCACCGGCGCCGGCAACTGGAAATATCTCCAGTCCATGGCCGCCGACCGGTTCCTGCGGGTGACGAGTCCTGTGCGTCAAGGACAGTATGCCGCTCGCGTTGAGGTGCGGCCGGGCGACGACCCGATCAATTCGTCAGGCGAGCGCGCCGAAGTCCTGGTCATGTCGGACGCGGCGGGCACGGCCATGTATGAGGCCGAGGCGAGCGGCACGCAATTTTATGCCTTCAGCGTGCGGCTCGACACGTCCTGGCAGGCGCCGGCCGCCGATGCGGATGGCGCGTGGGCCATTATTTTTCAGCTTCACGGGCCCGACGTGCTTGCCGCGTCGCCGTCGGTCGCGGTGAGCGTGCAAGACCGGTTCAGCGTCGATCTGAACAGCGGCGACCTGGATTCCGCGGGCAAGTCGCTCCGGTGGAAATCGTATCCCCTGAGCAGCAGCGGACTTGATCTCGGGCATTGGGTGGACCTTGTGCTGCAGACCAAATTCGCAAAGGATTTCACCGGCTCGGTGACGGCGTGGCGCCGCGACGAGGGCCAGGCGGATTTTTCCCAGGTGCTTGCGCTTGTCAATGTTCCCACGCTGCAGTACAAATCGAGCCTCGGCGGCGTGGGCAACCATTACTGGAAGCACGGCTTCTACCGCTCCAAGCAGACCACCATCACCAACATTCTTTGGCTCGACGGCCTGACACGAGGGGATTCCTACGGCGCGGTGGTGAATGCCGCATTTGCAGGCACCATGGCGGCGCGCCCGTTTCCTCATCCGTACACCGTCGCGTACGGGGAAAATATCGGATGCCGAATCCAGATGATGAATCTCCTCGGCCAACGGATGGGGGACAAGCGATATGCAAAACAGGCCAATGGGGATGGCAACGCTTTACAGTCATCGGGATGCTATCTCATCGCCGGGCAATCTGCTTCCAATAGAATCATCGGGAAGATTTTTCAGGTTCGATAA
- a CDS encoding radical SAM protein produces MSDHIRKISASTMNIVLIYPRYKTRMAGGLEEPLGLLYIAATLRSLGHSVTVFDLSFAKGLGHMDAALAKADWVGMSSTTPLFGKAMEILAYVKRVAPGRPVVIGGPHATMSAAEALASGFDYAVLGEGEAIISEFVSQLAQGRPRECPGIACKINNETKVNPRPAFIANLDSLAFPARDLIDYSRYPTIGMIASRGCPFRCLYCKPMLDGLFGAAVRRRSAANVVDEMEHAFSVVGQKEVSFKDDTFTAMPMEWFREFGAALARKNMSVRWQANSRVDTVTWEKLEMMKSLGCKQLGFGVESGSPAVLEFYRKHANPEQAEQVFAWCHKLGILPHAFIMLGAPDETPQDMELTHRLLRKIKPRSWTVCTTTPFPGNDLFTYAKEHDLLNVKSYEEYDNAENSLLGRMPMKLRRSTAADIKRYRDKVNRTLFMSNVLNPKVILKALRRPGAAFHKLRNMFIPPR; encoded by the coding sequence GTGTCGGATCATATCCGGAAAATATCTGCCAGCACCATGAACATCGTCCTCATTTACCCCCGCTACAAAACCCGCATGGCCGGCGGCCTCGAAGAGCCCCTGGGCCTCCTGTACATCGCAGCGACGCTCCGGTCGCTGGGCCACAGCGTGACGGTGTTTGACCTGAGCTTTGCAAAAGGGCTCGGCCACATGGACGCAGCGCTTGCCAAGGCCGACTGGGTGGGAATGTCCTCCACGACGCCGCTGTTCGGAAAGGCCATGGAGATTCTTGCGTATGTCAAGCGCGTTGCGCCGGGAAGGCCCGTGGTCATCGGCGGGCCGCACGCGACCATGTCGGCGGCCGAGGCGCTGGCATCAGGATTCGATTACGCCGTTCTGGGCGAGGGCGAAGCAATCATCAGCGAATTCGTTTCCCAGCTTGCGCAGGGGCGGCCGAGGGAATGCCCGGGAATCGCGTGCAAAATCAACAATGAAACGAAAGTCAATCCCCGTCCGGCATTTATCGCCAACTTGGATTCGCTGGCGTTCCCGGCCCGCGACCTCATCGACTATTCGCGTTATCCCACCATCGGCATGATCGCCAGCCGCGGGTGCCCGTTCAGGTGCCTGTACTGCAAGCCCATGCTCGACGGGCTGTTCGGCGCCGCGGTGCGGCGACGCTCCGCGGCCAACGTGGTTGACGAAATGGAACACGCGTTTAGCGTCGTCGGGCAAAAAGAGGTGAGTTTCAAGGACGACACGTTCACGGCCATGCCCATGGAGTGGTTCAGGGAATTCGGCGCCGCGCTCGCGAGAAAAAACATGTCGGTGCGATGGCAGGCAAATTCCCGCGTCGACACGGTCACCTGGGAAAAACTCGAAATGATGAAATCGCTGGGGTGCAAACAGCTCGGCTTCGGCGTTGAGAGCGGGTCGCCGGCGGTGCTGGAGTTTTACCGCAAGCACGCCAACCCGGAACAGGCCGAGCAGGTGTTCGCCTGGTGCCACAAGCTCGGCATTCTGCCGCACGCGTTCATCATGCTGGGCGCGCCCGACGAAACGCCCCAAGACATGGAACTGACCCACAGGCTGCTCAGGAAAATCAAGCCCCGCAGCTGGACCGTGTGCACCACGACGCCGTTTCCGGGCAACGACCTCTTTACCTATGCAAAAGAGCACGACCTCCTTAACGTGAAAAGCTACGAGGAGTATGACAACGCCGAAAACAGCCTGCTCGGCCGCATGCCCATGAAGCTCCGCCGTTCGACGGCGGCGGACATAAAGCGTTATAGGGACAAAGTCAACCGCACCCTGTTTATGAGCAATGTGTTGAATCCGAAGGTGATTTTGAAGGCGCTGCGCAGACCCGGCGCGGCGTTTCACAAGCTGCGGAACATGTTTATTCCGCCGAGATAA
- a CDS encoding class I SAM-dependent rRNA methyltransferase, translating to MMVIHLKKEKDKPLRMGHPWVFSGAIARVEDEGEPGEICSVKSSSGEPLGTGFYNPYSAIRVRMLTNRNGRFDGTELCRRITGAAARRAALLDGATDSCRLVNSEGDRLPGLIVDKYATGLCIQIQAAGMERLRPAILECLARNLSPAFICERSDADARQREGLPGAGGLLSGTIPSPLVVRENGLRFNADITTGQKTGFFLDQRDNRRLFKSYAAGKTVCDCFCYSGGFSVYGLCAGGRSGVLVDTSDDALAAARANCGLNDIDNGKYETVKADVFDWLRKTDRSFDCIVLDPPKFARHKGEVDAAARGYKDINLLAFKKSAAGGIVFTFSCSNAVDPTLFRQIVFAAAADSGRFVQVLHVLSAGEDHPFNIAHREGEYLKGLVLRVQ from the coding sequence ATGATGGTAATCCATCTGAAAAAAGAAAAAGACAAACCGCTGCGCATGGGGCACCCGTGGGTGTTTTCCGGCGCCATCGCCCGCGTTGAAGACGAGGGGGAGCCGGGTGAAATATGCTCCGTCAAATCATCTTCCGGCGAACCGCTGGGAACCGGGTTTTACAACCCGTATTCAGCGATCCGCGTGCGGATGCTGACGAACAGGAATGGCCGTTTCGACGGCACCGAGCTGTGCCGCCGCATCACCGGGGCCGCGGCGCGGCGGGCCGCCCTCCTTGACGGTGCCACCGACTCGTGCCGGCTTGTCAATTCGGAAGGCGACCGCCTGCCCGGACTGATTGTTGACAAATACGCAACCGGGCTCTGCATCCAGATTCAGGCCGCGGGCATGGAGCGGCTGCGGCCCGCCATTCTCGAATGCCTCGCCAGGAACCTGTCGCCCGCGTTCATCTGCGAGCGCTCGGACGCGGACGCGCGGCAGCGGGAAGGCCTGCCCGGGGCAGGCGGGCTCCTGAGCGGGACGATCCCCTCGCCGCTTGTCGTGCGGGAAAACGGCCTCAGGTTCAACGCGGACATTACGACCGGCCAGAAAACCGGTTTCTTCCTTGACCAGCGCGACAACCGGAGGCTTTTCAAATCTTACGCGGCAGGGAAGACCGTCTGCGACTGCTTCTGCTACAGCGGAGGGTTTTCGGTGTACGGGCTCTGCGCCGGCGGCCGCTCCGGCGTGCTCGTTGACACATCGGATGATGCCCTCGCCGCTGCGCGGGCCAACTGCGGCCTCAACGACATTGACAACGGAAAATACGAAACCGTTAAAGCCGACGTGTTCGACTGGCTCCGCAAGACCGACCGCTCGTTCGACTGCATCGTGCTCGATCCGCCGAAATTCGCAAGGCACAAGGGCGAGGTTGACGCCGCTGCGCGCGGTTACAAGGACATCAACCTGCTTGCGTTCAAAAAAAGCGCCGCCGGCGGAATCGTTTTCACTTTTTCCTGCTCCAACGCGGTCGATCCCACACTGTTCCGGCAGATCGTTTTCGCCGCGGCCGCCGATTCGGGCCGATTCGTGCAGGTGCTGCACGTGCTTTCCGCAGGGGAAGACCATCCGTTCAATATAGCGCATCGGGAGGGTGAGTATCTCAAGGGGCTGGTGCTGAGGGTGCAATAG